CGAGCCGACGCAGATGCGCAAGAGCGATGCGCAAGAAaaagcgcagcgcaagcgcgacgtGAAATTCCACGCCGATGCGTCGGTCGATGTGAACGGCCCTGTGAAGGCCAACAagctcgagggcgacgcCGATATCCCGTACCGCGACCGCCAGCGCAGCCGCGATGCAGTGGCGGCTGCCAAGAGCAGCAAGGCGGCgaaggccaaggcgctgaGCCAGGACACGTCACTGAACGATACCGAGTGGGGCGAGGGCGACTGGCGCGACCGCCAGGCAGTAATGGGCGGCGAACGCAGCGCTGCcaaggaggccgaggacgacgatgcggcgtACTACGACCTAATTTCGTCGAACAAGCGCGCAAAGAAGTCGAACAAGAAGCAAGAGtacgacgagcagcgcctcgcgagccgcgtgtacgacgacgaggagcttgcCCCTGGCGAGCACCGCTTGATCGACCGCACCATCGAGAAGAACAAGGGTCTCACGCCGCACCGCCCCAAGAGCGTGCGCAACCCCCGTGTGAAGCGCCGCATGAAGTTCGACAAGGCCAACAAGCGCctgtcgagcacgcgcgcggtGTACAAGGGCGGCCAGAACGCGCTGCAGGGCGGATACCAGGGCGAAAAGAGCGGTATCTCGACGCACCTGGTCAAGAgccgcaagctcggcaGCTAGAACAGATAGGGTACTATATACTATACTtgcgagctcgacacgccgcgcagaaTCGGCGGCAGGGCCGTCGAGCCCTTGTTTGCATCAAAGACACACAGGCGAccgtcgacgccgctcgtgctcaCCGACTGGACCTGgtcgggcgtgccgctgtagatgcgcacgctcgtgaTGGTGTTTTGGTGCGTCgtgtgcagctcgccgtcgtcggcgatgctcgcgccggccaccgcaccgagcgctTGCGGTGAAATCACGTCGCCactcggcggcgggggcgccgctgtgccgcgcgagtcggccgcgcggAAGCGCGCAAAGGCCTCGTTGTtcaggcggccgacgctgctcgtgccgcccgacgagaggccggcggccttgggcggcggcggcggcggcttgggcttgctcgccgccgcgccgagcgtaTCGAGCGAGCGCTTAAGCGACCAGCCGTTCTGCCAGTCGCCCTCAAAAACGATCGGCTGGCAGTCCTGCCCCGCGGCCACGAGCGCATTCTCGTTGAGGAAGAGCAGTGTGACGTATGGCaggctcggcaggcgcacgacgtgcaccgCATGCGGGGGGTGCTCCGGTGCAGAGGGGTACGCGATCGTGAGCGACGCATCGTGGCCGACAAacgcgagcacgtcgccgctgGGGCTGAATGCGACGCCGTGCACCCATCCGCTCGACGGCGTAGCAAACTCGCCACAGACCGTACCAAAcggcaggcgctcgccccacacgctcggcggcggcttggCGTCTACGCCCTTGATGTACGCACTAAAGACGCGCGCATGGAAGTCGGCACAgcccgcggcgagcaggacATTGTTCGGGTGCcagtcgagcgacgagacggtcgagcgcagcggccgctTGATGTGCTTGGCCACCCACCAGTCGTTGTCCTCCTCGAACGAGCACACGGAGatcgtgcgtgcgctcgaggccacCGCAAACTTGTCCTCGTTCGGGCTCCAGCGCACAAacgtggcgctgcgcgtgaggcgcaggaggacGAGCGTGGGCTTCCacacgccgccgtcgcccagcgACCATACATACGCATTGCGGTCCTGCGAGCAGCTCACGATCCGGTTCGTCTTTGGCGCCCAGTCGAGGCCCGTCACCAGTTTATCGTGTTCGGCGAGGgtgtgctcgagcacccaTCCCGACGGGGTCTGGGCGTAGATGTAAATTTCATTCGTGTTCGGCGACACAGCCACCTTGCTGCGGTCCGCATTGAATGCGTGTGCCGTCAGAGGGCTGTACGAAAGCTGGTGCACTTGCAGAGACATGGGGAGGACGAGCAGTCAACTCCGTGAAGTGGAGAAGCAACCCGGCGGGAGCGATCTGGCCACGTGGCCTTTTTAGGCTAGCCACGCGTGTCGCCACGTAACGAGAACCAAGACCTTCAAGATGAACGCCGCAGTGACGAATATGGCCGTGATGTTCGGCGTGATGCAGTTTGCTAAGCGCATCCCGTTCGATGACCAGCCGGAGTACATTACGTACGCCCGCATTGGCTACTTGCTCGCTCAGCTGGGCTGCCTTGCGGTCTTTTACTTCTGCAGCATCCAAATCAAGAAGAAGAACGATCTGACGGTGCTCAAATACGTGAATGCCAAGACGCCGATGGTACGTGGATATCCTGACATCAGTCGCAGGAGCCGGGTGAGCTCGTCACGACGACGCACCGCGACTACGATCTTGCGGAGATCAGCAAGAGTGTGCGTGGCATTCTGATGGGTATgggcgtcgtcgcgctcatGCACTTGTACTTTGGCTACACGAACCCGTACGTGTGTGTACTAACCCAGTCTCGTGATCCAGAGCATCATCCCCCTGAAGaacgcgctcgagtcgaACATGGCCAAGATCTGGATCTGGGGCGtgccggccgtcggcgagctcaaGCGTCCTTTCaagccggcgccgagcatcTTTGGCGCGGCTGCGGGCGACAACGGTCCTCAGACCGACAAGGCCGCCGTCAAGGAGGCCGAAAACCCCGTCGGAAAGATCCAGACGAAGGCCGAGTAAGTCTCGGCGGTCAACAGGCACTACGTGACTGCCAGTTGTCTGCTCAACGCGGGATTGCGCAGGGTGTACAGTGACCAACTTGCGTTAGAACCCGTAGCTTGCATCAGTGCTCTTGCTCGAGCAAGCCATGCCAGCTTAATAGCGCACTACGGACTAGGTATAGCTACTGAGTGGAGTCGAAGGGGTGGGGGGTGAGGGGGGAGCCGGAGCGACGCTCTGCACCGCCGAGGGTAGGTGCACTATGCGCTCTAGGGGCTGTACCGGCCATGGAAAGCTCTTGCCGATCACACGCTCTTCATTTTGTGCCTTTGCTTTGCACGCCGCTCCGTCCAAGTGGAGGTGACCTCCGGCATGCCAGTGTGCGTGCACTGTGCACGGCCTAcgccggcgctgcttgcgaCGTTTGGGTCGGGTCATGTAGTCCTCACACGGTGTGGATACGATGCCAAAGGAAGTGAGGggtgcgcgcgcctcgccgatccGTACTTTGAGCACGGCTCGACCATCCTGTTTATTGACTTGGTACGTGCCACGTCTCATCCAGATCCTGTCCAAACCGCGCGTATACCGCCATATCCTGTACAaccgcggccgcagcggACTTGATTCCCATGCTCAGAGTGGCGCACTTCCCAAGTTCTGGGCACATGTGCGCCACTTTCTTGCATTCGTCCTGGTCGAGAGTTGTACGTGCTTGTGCTGACACAGACTTGCGCTGGTTCAGTATATGTAGGTGCCTAttctgacgcaggcgtGCATCCCTACGCGGTAGCACGCGACCACGTCCCTATTTTGTTTCCGAGGGACTACCGGCGCCCGTGGGCGTGGCTCGCGGCCCTGGCGCCGTACCTGGCGCCGTCACTGCACAGTACGATGCGCGTCTTTTTTGCGACGCTCATCGAGATGGTGCTGCTGCATACGGCCGTCGTCGGGCTGAGCTACGTTCTCTGCCGTCTATGGGCACAGCGGTCCACACGCCATGCACAGCTCTACCGATGGTACATGCCAtcggtcgcgctgctcttttCAAACATCagcacgctcctcctcctctcGTTTGTCCTTGTATGGGACTCGCGCCTCCCTGCCGACGGGCGAGCCCAGCAGGCGGCCCGAATGGACCTGAGCCAGTGGATCGGCGTtgcgcacgatgcgcagcagcatCCATGGCTGGCCCCCCtcgcagccgccgcgcgtgaATGGAACACTGAGTGGCTGGTGCGCAACCTGATCGGCGGCATGAGTGCCggtgtcgcgctcggcggtaCGTCTCTCTTCTCACGCAGTGGTCCTTCCGGTGCATCCCCTTGCCGGGGCGCTTGTCATGCTACTGGGCCTGCTGACCcaggcggcgacgcggcaccACATTGTGCACCTCCCCGGCTCGCACAGTGCGACGTTTCTCATGCAGCACGGCCCCGTGGAAAGCCAGCGTGCGATTGCAGCCTACTGCCAAGCCTAGCTACTTAGGCGACGTACGAGTAGGTATCCTTTTCcccctcgacgcgctggagGAATTCGCGCTCGATCAGAGCATCGATAGCCTGTATAAGTAGCGTCACGTACCTTTTTGATGTCGGACACCTTGGGCTGGAAGCGCGCCTGGACCTGCGTGATGACCTCGGGGAGGAGCAGGTTGTGCTTGAGCGTCTTGCGCGCTTTCATGATACTGCGTCAGCCATGGCACGTACCGCACAATCGTCGCCTGCAGGAGCATCTTGCGGTCCTCCTCGACGGTTTTCATTACCTCGGTCGACTCGGCCTTTTGCTCCGCGCGCACTGGGATCTGGAGATTGACGCGCACCTTTTTCGATTTAAAGTCTGGGTTAGCAGTGAGACGTACCCATGTTGAGCGAGTAGGACGTatcgagctcgtgcagcacTTTGCTCTTGACGAgcggcaggagcgccgtcttgagcgtcgtcgcgtcgaggcgcgtcgccgccgcgatcTCGTCAAAGGTTAGGACGCTGTGCGTGTTAAAGAGGAGCAGCACCGCGCATTGGTATGTAGACGTCTGGAAGATGTGTTTGCGCGGCAGGTATGTGGTGTGGACGTCATTGGACGAGAGGTGCCAGAGCCAAGTCAGCACACGCCGCGAGTGCTGCGTGCCGTAAAACTGCTTGAACTGTTCGTGGATCCCTTGGAGCTCCGACGGGACGCTAAAGTCGGATGCCGGTGCCTGCAAGGGCCAGATACCGTTGGCAAGCACCAACGCGTAAAAGTcgatctcgccgagcgccgagcccgGGCGCTGTgactcggcctcgcggaAGCGCTCGTTGAGCTCGCGGCAGAGGCCGACTTCTGTAAACATGCGCTGGAGCTTGTTGGTGTATTCAAAGCCGCACACCTCTTTGAGCTTGGCAATCATGCTCTCCTCTGCGtctgccgacgccgacgcaaACGtcacgaggcggcgcgcgaggaacTTGGAGTAGAACTTTTGGAAAAAGTCGCGGTCCTCGATGAACTTGAACACGACCATggcctggtcgagcgcgtcctccATCGAGGTCTCCTCCATACCCTTGTTGCTCTTCTTCAAGAGGCTGTCGACGTACTTGGCCAGCAGCTCCGGGCTCTTGCTCGCCGAAGTGCCCGTCGCCTGGTTCTGGTTCATAAAGACACGGCTcgccttgtcgagcgccgcaatcATGCCGGCCTCGGACTGGAACGAGGCCTCGATCGTCTGCATATTCTGGTCGTAtacgcgcagcagcgcctggatATAGCGCGCGGGATCcaccgcgtccggcgcctcttcaaccgcgctcgcgaccgacgcaaggcccgcggcgcgtgcgtgcgcctcaaactgctggcgcagcggctcgacgccgtcggGAATCTGGATCAGCAGGGCATAGATGCGGCTCAGGTCGCCCGTCATCTCattgtcgagcagcgccttgaAGTGGTCCCAAAGCAGCTGCTGGTGCGTCGCCACGAGCTGTTCGCGGCACACGTCGCTGAgcggtcgacgcgtcgaggcgtGCAGGTACAGCTCGACAcggtcctcctcctccaagaggcgcgtctcggcctTTTTCATATAGTCCGTCACCGAGTTGTTCGCGACAAACGCGGCACTCTCTGCACGGTAGTACTCGACGGTCGCCTCGAGGAACGACTGCTGGAACTCGGTGCGGTACACGTCGAGGTtcacgcgcgtcgcgtccgtGTCGTCAATGCCGAGCGAGACGTAGCTGTCGAGCACACTCTTGAGCAGGCTTGACTGAAtcacgccgccgtcgcgctgcacacgaatctgctcgaggacggcACGCGTGAGCTTGGTCGTGGCCTGGATCGGCTGGAAGACGTAGCGCTTCCACTGAATCAACGCAAGCTGCGTCAGACAAACGACGTACCGTGTAGATGGTGTGCACATCCGTGCGGCCCTCTTCGCGCTCGTGCTTCACCCAGTGGCGGTTGAGGTAgacgagcaggcggtgcaCAAAGTTGGCGCCGTTCGTGAACCGCTCCCACTCGGTGGCATAGTAGCGCAAGAGCCCCTCGCcgtccaggcgctcgctctcggcgaCAATCGACTGGAGGTGGCGCTGGAAGTActgcgccacgcgcgagtacagctcgccgccgacgaggtgcgcaccCGCCGCGATGCCACTCGCACCTTGCATTCCACTGCTGATGCAGTAGTTGTAGGCGACCGTGTACAGCTGCATGTATCGCTCATACGACATGCCTTCCGTGAGGCGAGCCATCTGGGTAAGCCGTCTTGCGTACCATCACATCGATACCACTCTCGAGAAATGCCCATGTTGCATGGATACTGCGTCAGCACAACAACCTACTCGTTCGACGCCGGCAGCGCCACCGGCTTCTTGTCACCCCCAGCCGTCGCCATCGTGGgtgccgcgacgcgcctccGCACGACCCGATGACTAAACAACCCGACGTTGTGCGACTTGGAACGATGGACCGGAGCgctggcggccgcggcggcgcgtttGGGTACGTAGCGCGGCTTACGCAGGATGTTTGGCGCAGCGATAGACCCGTCTGTTGTTCCCGAGTGGATGAATGGCGGTGGAACGAGCCAGGATGCGTTTGCAGAGGTGCCGACGAACGGGCGCATGCTCGATCTCGTGTTCCTGATCGACGCTACTGGATCGATGGGGTCCTAGTACGTGCTTGAGCTAACGCAGTATCAACGTATGTACCGCCGCTTATGCAGTCCGCGACACGCAACATTGAATCGATCTGCGACAATGTAGGTGGCGCCGCTGACCCAGATCGTCCAGTCGGAGCTGCTCTCTGGGCCGGGCGCATTGCGCCTTGGGCTGATTGCCTACCGCGACCATCCGCCGCAGGACCATGTCTACATTACGCGGAACTGTAGGTGACGCCGCTGACCCAGTCGGATtcacgagcgacgtgcaACTCATGAAGGAGAACCTCAACTCGCTCTttgcggccggcggcggcgacgggcCCGAagcgtcgacggccgcgctcaAGGCGGCATGCGACTTGGTACGCTGCCCTTCTTACGCAGGACTGGCGCGCGGATGCGGCCAAGATGGCGATCCTCGTCACGGATgcaccgccgcacggcATCGGCGAGTACGGCGACGGGTTTCCGAACGGCTCGCCGGACGGCCACGACccgctcgtgctcgcgcgctcCATGTCGTCGCGGGGCATTCCTTTGTTTGTCGTGGCGTGCGAGCCCGCGCTCTCTGGATACCAGCACGCGGTTGACTTTTaccgcggcctcgtcgagatCACGGGCGGGTtgctcgtgccgctcaccaccgcgtcgctcttGAGCCACGTCGTGATTGCCGCGGCAGGCGAGGTGATGGACATGGAGCGGCTGCACAAGGAAGTCGgcgacgccgtgctcgaccgcaTGCGCTCACTGTCCCTGTCGATGGGCGACGAGGGGCAGTCGACGCAGCTCATGGACCAGGTCGCACAAGAGCTGCACGAAAAGCTCCTGCTCCGCAACGAAAGCACCAAGCAGCTGATCGTCGAGAACATCTACCGCGAGAGCGAAGAGTCGGAGCACAACATCCGTATCTGGAGCCAGGCGCCGGACCTCTTTaccgcgcggccgcacaTCCGAAAGGTGATCGGCTCGCGCCTCAGCCAAAAGTTCCTCGagtcgcgccgcccgaactacagcggcgtgctccgCGTGGATGCTGCGCCGAagcccaaggcgccggAAGTGCGCCAGATCATCTCCGACTTTCGCCCGTtcgaggcgcagccggGCATGCGCTTCCAGGGCACGTCCGACGCCAACTATACccagctcgccggcggTTACCGCCACGCGGAGGTCCAGGAcatggacgacgacgacgacgcatTTGTCGCCTCGGACCAACCGATCGACAACACGCCGGTCGACACCGAGGTGCGTGTGacgggcgacgacggccaGCTCCTGGCCTACCGCCAGGACCAGATCTCCCTGGCccaagcgcggcgcctcgccatGCAAAGCGTCTCGCGCGCTCATAGTGATTAGTCAGCGATCGACCTTGGTCATGGACGGTCGTGGTGCGGAGGACGCGGCACCGACGCTCGACCCATGGAGTTACCTGCAATGGGTGCGCTCGCTGCAACGCAAGATGCTTGCGGGCGGGGATCTGCCGAAGCTCGCGGCTGATCTCGTGCATGCATATGCCGAAACGACCGAGCACATTGCGATGCGCCCAGTGGATTGGCATCTGTACCTGAGCctcgcgacgaggcgtgcgATGCAGGAAGAGGGGGGGACCGCCGATGCACTGCGCGAGGTGATCGAGTTGCATGAACAGAGCACGCACGACTCGCTGGACATGAGCTTGTATGTGCGCTATGCAAGCCTGCTTCTCTTGCTGTACACTGCGCAGACAAACACGGCCCTggccctcgacgagctcgcgcacgacgtgAGTGGCACAGAGGGGGGACGCCTCGACGTCTCTGCTCTTGTTCAGGAGTGGACTGGCGTAGAGGACACGCCGCCACTGCGCCCGAATGGCATGTATGCCGACGGCGCTACGCTGCGTCCGCTGCTGCCGGCCgcggacgccgacgacgcgcaaGAGACACTCGACGACCTCTTGAGTGAAGACGCAGTGCGCACTGCGCTGCGTACGGCGtacgcacgctgcgcgtggCACCCGACCGAGTCGGCTGCCGTGTGGGAGCCATACTTGCACTGGGAGCTttcgctgctcgaggccgacaaGAGCGCCGAacgtctcgagctgctcaaacAGATCTATGTTGCACGCCTGCAGGTGCCCCATCCCGCTTTGGAGCGCGTCTTTCAGGAATTCTCGGGCTTTGTCTCGACTCACTATCCTCCGGAAGAGTACGAAGAGACGCTTGCGTCGGCGAACAAGGTCTATGCTGGTGCGCTCAAGCTCTGGGAAGCCCACGAGCGGCACGAGAGTGCCGTCGCACACGGCGCGATGGAGCAGTGGACTGCCTACCTCGGCTGGGAGTCGCACCGCGTCAAGacgatgcgcacggccaaGGACAAGTCGCACCTCGCGACCGAGGAAGAGTTCGGCGCAGTGCTTtaccgccgcgcgctgcaccgcttCGGCTGGTATCCCCTCGGGAAGAACGATAAAGAGGCCGCATACTATGCCaagccgccgacgccggccgaaGAAAAGGCCTGGAAGACCAAGCAGGGCCGCAAAAGCCACAAGATGCTCGAGAAGGAGCAGGCTcaggcgcgtgccgatgcgcgtgcgctatgcgccgcgcccgagtcCATGTGGCTCGATTCTATCGCGCTCGTGAATACCCaaaaggccgaggcgacggcACTACTGAGCATGTGCCACGACGCGGTACGTACGCTGCCTGCGTCGGGCAGGCTCTGGGCGCTGTACCTCCGGACGCTTGTGCGCTTCCAAAAGCCCCGGGCTCAGTTCGAAGAGGTGTAccaggacgcgctcgcgtccgGGACGATTGCTACAGtgggcggcagcgcggcgctcgtgccgtTCTTGCAAGCGCGCGTCGATGGCGAGCGTGCCTATGCAACGCTcgacgcagcggccgccgagcgcattcCCCCGGAAGAGGTCGTGCTCCACGCGGACCTCGACCGCTTCATGGCGCTGTAcgaggtgcttgcgcaTGCTCTCGGCGAGATGGCCAAGCTGCCCAAGGGCGAGTACGACGCGAGCTTTACGCTCGAACGCTACATGGTCGATTGGATCGAGCGCGGAGCGCGCTCGGTGAGTGCGACAGCGGGCCCAGAGGCGGCTGCGGGCCTCTACCCCCTGGCCGAGGACGTCTGGGAAAATGCGCTGAAGCAGCAGGCATCGAGCGTGCAGGGCCACCTTGAAGCTGCGCTGTACTTTGCGCGGCACGACAACGATGCCCGTGCACGCCAGCTGTTCCGTGCGGGTGCCGGGCGGCATACGGACGAAAACAAGATGCCGCTCATTGAAGAATGGGTGCGTTTTGAGCATGCCCGCGGCTCGATGTCCGAGATTGAGCACGCCGAGTCCAAGGCCAAGATGGAGACGGATCGCATGTGGAAGGCATGGTACCGCTCGATGCAGCAGGCTGCCGAGGACAAGGCGAGTGAGGAAAAGTCCGTTACGCAAGGCGCAGGGCCTGTCGAGGACAAAGCGAGTGAGGCGCCGGCTGTTTGGCCAAGCGAGGCTCAGCCGATGACCGAGCATGCCGTGGCCGCCCAAGCCCCGGCCGCCCAAGCCCCGGCCGCCCAGGCTCCTCCCCCAGCCCCTGTTGCCGCCCCGGCCTCTGATGACGTTCCGAtgcccgatgcgccggaATCTTtcaagcgcaaggccgacgacgtcgacgcgccagGGCCGTCCGACCAAAAGAAGGGACGTACCGAGGCccccgcaccgccgcgcgaccgcgaGTTCTCCTCGGTCTTGGTCGAAGGTCTGCCCGCCGATGTGGCCGAGAGCGAAGTGCGTGCCTTTTTCCGCGAGTGCGGCACCATCTATGAGGTCCTTGGTCCCCGAGCCGTGGATGCGCCTTCGCCGGATGGCgagccgacgtcggcagcCCTCGTCGAGTTCACCGACCGTGACATGGTCGCCTCCGCACGCACACGCGATCTGAAGCGCGTGCGTGGCTTTGAGGTGCACATCTCCCTGAGCTACCTGTGCACGTTGTACGTCACCAACTTTGCGCCCGAGACCGATGACGAGATGATCCGTACGCGTTTTGGCAAGTACGGTGCGATCTTTGACGTGCGGTGGCCGAGCCGCAAGTTTGTGCAGTCGCGCCGTTTTTGCTACGTGCAGTTTGTCCGCCCCGAATACGCCCAGGCTGCGCTTTCCGAGCACGGTGCACAGTGGCACGAAGAGTTTGCACTCCAGGTCTTTTTGTCGAACCCTTCGCACAAGAAGCAGCGCTCGGATGCGAATGCAAATGAGCGCGAGCTGTACATGACCGGCCTGCCTCGCACTGTCGCCCAGGACGAGGTTCAAGCGTTCTTTgaggcgcacgcaccggtcgagagcgtgcgcgtTCCTCTGCGCCCCGATGGCAAGAGCCGCGGCATTGCGTTCATCACGTTCCACAGCGAGatcgacgcacgccgcgcgatgcAGGCGACCAACAGCACCAAGTTCAAagggcggctcgtcgcggtgacgctcgccgatgcggGCCGCCGCGGGCACTCGGAACAAAAAGAAGAGAGCAAAGACGACCGCTTTGCACGCTCCGTGCAGGTGCGTGGCCTGCCGCTGGACGCTCAAGAGGCGCTCATCCAGCAAGCCCTGGAAAAAGAGCTGGGCCCCGGctctgtgcgccgcgtctttTGGACGCCAGAGCGCCATTCGGACAGCAGCCTTGTCGAGCTTGCTGATGCCGAAAcggccgggcgcgcggtgcttgcggccgctgcggcgtACGGCGAGCATCCCTTGACGATCACGCCGCacacgcccgcgccgccgaccgagacgtttgcgccgcgtgccgcgcgtggccgccgcggccgcggcggtgcgcttggctttgcgcgcgtgcactcgacgccgcgtgcgccgccgtccaACGCACAAGGACAGGACAAGTTCCGTGCGATGCTCTACGAGAAATAGGGTATAGCTAGGCAGCTTCGCGCGCTTGGATCCACTGCAGGGCCTcggcagcacgcgccgcacgcagcgtaCACCAGGTACGCGCGAGACTGTACGCCTTCGCTTGTTCTGCAGCATCGGACGCTGCTtgggcgtcggcggcaagctgctcgccttccgtcttggcctcggcctcgtcctcgggctGCTCGGCCGGCTTGGCGTCGgactgcgcctcgccaacAATCGCCTGGCGCTTGGCTTGCTCAAGGAgtgcgggcggcgcatccgGGATCGTcgcctcggacgcgtcAGTAAGAGAgtcgagcatgcgctgAGTGAGCAGGACGACATACCTGTTTCGCGAGACCCATAATGCTCTGCAAGTAGACCGAGACGACCGACACGTGCTCATCCGGCACCCACGCGCCCCCTTCAGGGAGCTGCAAGGCAGCCACAAGCGTCGTCTGGACATCCTGCGGCAACGCGTTGCGCGTTGCTTCCGGAAGCGCACTCAGTTCCGAAGCCGCCTCGTGAATCGGCTGCGACCAGAGAATGTGACGCACCAGCCAGTTCTGGCGGGGCTTGGAAAACTTCCACGACTCCTTGTCCTTGAGGTATGCCTGTGCGTAGGCAATGGCGCGCTGGGCAGCCTCGCTCGTGCCTTCGACCGACTCGGGCGCCGGCCCCAGTTTGGGCTCGGCGTAGGGGTTCTTGCGTTTGCGCGTacgcttgcgcttcttttGCGGACCTGTATCGTCATCGCTGTCGTCCGCATCATCCTGCATTGGGGTCGGAATGGGCTCGGCAGGCTTGGCGGCTTCGgcgggctgcgccgcatcggcgGGCTGCACCGCTTCGGCGGGCTGCGCAGTGGCTTCtgcctcgggcgcgaccgtggcctcggccttgggcaCACTCTCAACACCCTTCTCTACACTCGCCACCTCTGCATTCCCACTTTCGCCTTCGCCGCCGGCCTTCTTCGACGAGCGCTTcctcggacgcggccgcTTCGCCATGCTGGTAAATTTTCACCCGATGCAGATCGCTTGGCCAATGCGTGCCCCGATCGCCCGATCCATTCCTAGTCACGCGGGGCGTTTGTGGCGAGTTGCTCCCTCCGACACTGGCAGCATGACCGACACTGAggctggcgcgccgcccggcgtATGGGCGTGTCCGTGCCTGAACATCCGGATACGCGGCCGCATACTGCATAGCGAGCGTGGACCATGGCCctcggagctcgagctgagCGATCCGCACTCCCTTTCGatcgtacgtcgcgcgactgaCAACAGGCCCTGCCTCGCTACACGCA
The Malassezia japonica chromosome 2, complete sequence genome window above contains:
- a CDS encoding uncharacterized protein (COG:S; EggNog:ENOG503P84B) yields the protein MAKRPRPRKRSSKKAGGEGESGNAEVASVEKGVESVPKAEATVAPEAEATAQPAEAVQPADAAQPAEAAKPAEPIPTPMQDDADDSDDDTGPQKKRKRTRKRKNPYAEPKLGPAPESVEGTSEAAQRAIAYAQAYLKDKESWKFSKPRQNWLVRHILWSQPIHEAASELSALPEATRNALPQDVQTTLVAALQLPEGGAWVPDEHVSVVSVYLQSIMGLAKQRMLDSLTDASEATIPDAPPALLEQAKRQAIVGEAQSDAKPAEQPEDEAEAKTEGEQLAADAQAASDAAEQAKAYSLARTWCTLRAARAAEALQWIQAREAA
- the PRP24 gene encoding Splicing factor (EggNog:ENOG503NVZD; COG:A), with amino-acid sequence MDGRGAEDAAPTLDPWSYLQWVRSLQRKMLAGGDLPKLAADLVHAYAETTEHIAMRPVDWHLYLSLATRRAMQEEGGTADALREVIELHEQSTHDSLDMSLYVRYASLLLLLYTAQTNTALALDELAHDVSGTEGGRLDVSALVQEWTGVEDTPPLRPNGMYADGATLRPLLPAADADDAQETLDDLLSEDAVRTALRTAYARCAWHPTESAAVWEPYLHWELSLLEADKSAERLELLKQIYVARLQVPHPALERVFQEFSGFVSTHYPPEEYEETLASANKVYAGALKLWEAHERHESAVAHGAMEQWTAYLGWESHRVKTMRTAKDKSHLATEEEFGAVLYRRALHRFGWYPLGKNDKEAAYYAKPPTPAEEKAWKTKQGRKSHKMLEKEQAQARADARALCAAPESMWLDSIALVNTQKAEATALLSMCHDAVRTLPASGRLWALYLRTLVRFQKPRAQFEEVYQDALASGTIATVGGSAALVPFLQARVDGERAYATLDAAAAERIPPEEVVLHADLDRFMALYEVLAHALGEMAKLPKGEYDASFTLERYMVDWIERGARSVSATAGPEAAAGLYPLAEDVWENALKQQASSVQGHLEAALYFARHDNDARARQLFRAGAGRHTDENKMPLIEEWVRFEHARGSMSEIEHAESKAKMETDRMWKAWYRSMQQAAEDKASEEKSVTQGAGPVEDKASEAPAVWPSEAQPMTEHAVAAQAPAAQAPAAQAPPPAPVAAPASDDVPMPDAPESFKRKADDVDAPGPSDQKKGRTEAPAPPRDREFSSVLVEGLPADVAESEVRAFFRECGTIYEVLGPRAVDAPSPDGEPTSAALVEFTDRDMVASARTRDLKRVRGFEVHISLSYLCTLYVTNFAPETDDEMIRTRFGKYGAIFDVRWPSRKFVQSRRFCYVQFVRPEYAQAALSEHGAQWHEEFALQVFLSNPSHKKQRSDANANERELYMTGLPRTVAQDEVQAFFEAHAPVESVRVPLRPDGKSRGIAFITFHSEIDARRAMQATNSTKFKGRLVAVTLADAGRRGHSEQKEESKDDRFARSVQVRGLPLDAQEALIQQALEKELGPGSVRRVFWTPERHSDSSLVELADAETAGRAVLAAAAAYGEHPLTITPHTPAPPTETFAPRAARGRRGRGGALGFARVHSTPRAPPSNAQGQDKFRAMLYEK